The following proteins are encoded in a genomic region of Gemmatimonadota bacterium:
- a CDS encoding adenine phosphoribosyltransferase — MGTLDNPGLIERIRSRIRDIPDFPQPGIMFKDITPLLSDARLFPEVVEGL, encoded by the coding sequence ATGGGAACGCTGGACAACCCCGGGCTGATCGAACGCATTCGCTCGCGCATCCGTGACATCCCGGATTTCCCGCAGCCGGGAATCATGTTCAAGGACATTACGCCGCTGCTCTCGGATGCCAGGCTGTTCCCCGAGGTCGTGGAGGGGCTG
- a CDS encoding TonB-dependent receptor: MRWVWALALLCAQSTAAPALLHAAAAGRAQDTAAAPPRPAYRLEPLLVGVTRGERSAERAPRALQVLGQAAIQRGEATLSLDEVLRAVPGVGVDNRYNFSLGDRISIRGTGARAQFGVRGVRLIVDGVPATMPDGQSQLSNLDLGAAGRLEVLRGPSSSLYGNAAGGVITLESEDAPPYESKLEPKLIAGSYGLRKLQAKALGHAGPLGYVVNLSRTSVEGFREHAAAEMVALNLIGRASLFRDARLTTTFNFFDSPFAMNPSSLDRATADTAPRTSRAFVQAQGAGERGRHGQFGIGLQRGALDDPSLDATAYGLWRSVLNPIPGRIIDLEREAGGLRAAYRGRLAGARVRWLVGADLELQSDTRIEHENRGLPDTLIGRIEPSEIPAAIRFGCRGLEQRERVIGVGPFAEVGVELGSGWALTLGGRYDSYHFRVQDRLQPGSRAEQCNARDPDDSGTRSMDQVSPLFGIAFRPVPYLTIYGNWATAFQTPTTSELGNRPDGAGGFNPGLEPERIRIAELGMKGVWPAARLSYEAAAYLGSVRDALIPFQLSTDEVFHRNAGRTRQAGVELGIGWQPLPRISTTLAFTFLDLEFRDFLKETSAGDTVQLRGRKVPGLPRRRLFAGVEYQHPAGVYGELNFRWVDDTFANDFNGPPPGSSKPLRDFLNDAYGVVDLRLGFEGQRRRIGISPFLGLNNVFDARYSGSLVPNASGNRFFEPAPGRNAYVGLTIPLRRMAAGSDAPPD; this comes from the coding sequence ATGAGGTGGGTCTGGGCTCTCGCGCTCCTCTGCGCGCAGAGCACGGCTGCGCCGGCGCTCTTGCACGCCGCGGCGGCCGGCCGCGCCCAGGATACTGCCGCCGCGCCGCCCCGGCCGGCCTACCGGCTGGAGCCGTTGCTGGTGGGCGTGACGCGAGGCGAGCGGTCGGCCGAGCGGGCGCCGCGGGCGCTCCAGGTGTTGGGCCAGGCCGCGATCCAGCGGGGCGAGGCCACGCTTTCCCTGGACGAGGTGCTGCGGGCCGTGCCCGGTGTGGGCGTGGACAACCGGTACAACTTCTCGCTGGGCGATCGAATTTCGATTCGCGGCACTGGAGCCCGGGCTCAGTTCGGCGTGCGAGGGGTCCGGCTGATTGTGGACGGCGTACCCGCGACCATGCCGGACGGGCAATCTCAGCTCTCGAACCTGGATCTGGGCGCGGCCGGGCGGCTCGAAGTGCTGCGAGGGCCGAGCTCCTCGCTGTATGGGAACGCCGCCGGCGGCGTGATCACGCTGGAAAGCGAGGACGCGCCGCCCTATGAGTCAAAGCTCGAGCCGAAACTGATAGCGGGGAGCTACGGGCTGCGAAAGCTGCAGGCAAAGGCGCTCGGGCATGCCGGCCCGTTGGGCTACGTGGTCAACCTGAGCCGGACATCGGTGGAAGGATTTCGCGAGCACGCAGCCGCCGAGATGGTGGCGCTGAACCTGATTGGGCGCGCGAGCTTGTTCCGCGATGCCCGCCTCACCACCACCTTCAACTTCTTCGACTCGCCGTTCGCCATGAACCCCAGCTCGCTGGACCGGGCGACGGCCGACACGGCGCCGCGCACCTCGCGGGCGTTCGTCCAGGCGCAGGGCGCTGGAGAGCGCGGGCGCCATGGGCAGTTCGGCATCGGTCTGCAGCGGGGTGCGCTGGACGATCCGAGCCTGGACGCCACCGCGTACGGCCTGTGGCGATCCGTGCTCAACCCGATCCCCGGCCGCATCATTGATCTGGAACGCGAGGCGGGCGGCCTGCGCGCCGCGTACCGGGGCCGGCTGGCTGGCGCGCGCGTGCGCTGGCTGGTCGGCGCAGACCTCGAACTCCAGTCTGACACGCGCATCGAACACGAGAATCGGGGGCTGCCAGATACGCTGATCGGCCGGATCGAGCCGTCCGAGATTCCGGCGGCGATTCGCTTCGGCTGCCGTGGGCTGGAGCAGCGCGAGCGGGTGATTGGCGTCGGCCCGTTCGCCGAGGTGGGCGTCGAGCTGGGCAGCGGGTGGGCCCTCACCCTCGGCGGCCGCTACGACTCCTATCACTTCCGCGTCCAGGACCGGCTGCAGCCGGGCTCCCGGGCAGAGCAGTGTAACGCCCGGGATCCGGACGATTCGGGCACGCGGAGCATGGACCAGGTCAGCCCACTATTCGGCATCGCCTTCCGGCCAGTGCCGTACCTGACCATCTACGGGAACTGGGCGACCGCGTTCCAGACGCCGACCACGAGTGAGCTGGGGAATCGTCCCGACGGCGCCGGCGGCTTCAACCCCGGGCTCGAGCCGGAGCGGATCCGCATCGCCGAATTGGGCATGAAGGGGGTCTGGCCCGCCGCCCGCCTATCCTACGAGGCTGCCGCGTATCTGGGCTCGGTCCGGGATGCGCTGATCCCCTTCCAGCTCTCGACGGACGAAGTCTTCCACCGGAACGCCGGCCGAACCCGCCAGGCAGGGGTCGAACTGGGCATCGGCTGGCAGCCGTTGCCCAGGATCAGCACCACGCTCGCCTTCACTTTCCTGGACCTCGAGTTCCGCGATTTTCTGAAGGAAACATCGGCCGGCGATACGGTGCAGCTACGGGGCCGGAAGGTGCCGGGCTTGCCGCGCCGTCGGCTCTTTGCCGGAGTGGAATACCAGCACCCGGCGGGGGTCTACGGCGAGCTCAATTTCCGCTGGGTAGATGACACCTTCGCCAATGACTTCAACGGTCCGCCGCCAGGGAGCAGCAAGCCGCTCCGTGATTTCCTCAACGATGCCTATGGGGTCGTGGACTTGCGGCTGGGCTTCGAGGGTCAACGGCGCCGGATCGGCATCTCGCCCTTTTTGGGACTGAACAACGTGTTCGATGCCCGCTACAGCGGTTCCCTGGTGCCGAATGCCTCGGGTAATCGCTTCTTCGAGCCTGCTCCCGGCCGCAACGCCTATGTTGGCCTGACGATCCCGCTCCGCCGCATGGCCGCAGGCAGCGATGCCCCACCGGACTGA
- a CDS encoding DedA family protein, giving the protein MRRQGFLRRLYDWVLSWAETPYGGVALGVLAFAESSFFPIPPDPLLIALALGAPRRALLFAGLCTGASVLGGVAGYGIGWGLWALVGEFFFRYVPSVTPGAFEGVRSLYDQWDFWAVFIAGFTPIPYKVFTLSAGVFHISLPAFLLASIAGRGARFFLVAGLIFAFGPGIRGFIDRYFERLVWLFLALLLGGFLLVELVL; this is encoded by the coding sequence GTGCGAAGGCAGGGTTTTTTGCGCCGGCTCTATGATTGGGTGCTTTCCTGGGCGGAAACGCCTTATGGCGGAGTCGCCCTCGGCGTCCTTGCCTTCGCCGAGTCCTCCTTCTTTCCCATCCCGCCGGACCCGCTGCTGATCGCGCTGGCGCTGGGTGCGCCGCGTCGAGCGCTGCTCTTCGCGGGACTGTGCACCGGTGCATCAGTCCTGGGCGGCGTGGCAGGGTACGGCATCGGCTGGGGTCTTTGGGCTCTGGTCGGCGAATTCTTTTTCCGTTATGTCCCGAGCGTCACACCCGGCGCATTCGAGGGCGTGCGCTCGCTTTACGATCAATGGGATTTCTGGGCCGTATTCATTGCCGGCTTCACGCCGATCCCCTACAAGGTCTTCACGCTCTCCGCCGGTGTCTTCCACATCTCGCTACCCGCCTTCCTGCTCGCCAGCATCGCCGGCCGGGGGGCGCGGTTCTTCCTGGTGGCCGGCTTGATCTTTGCCTTCGGCCCGGGCATCCGAGGATTCATTGACCGGTACTTCGAGCGGCTGGTATGGCTGTTTCTGGCTTTGCTCTTGGGCGGTTTTCTCCTGGTCGAGCTGGTGTTATGA
- a CDS encoding protein-L-isoaspartate(D-aspartate) O-methyltransferase produces MRDGFERQRRGLIEAIRERGIEDLEVLRVFDLVPRHLFVPEAVRHRAYEDAPLPIGFGQTTSQPSLQALYLRLLQLEPADRVLEVGTGSGYQTALLSHLAERVYSVERVRELSVRARAVLDRLGIRTVALLVGDGTIGWSRYAPYDAILVTAGAPSAPTALIEQLTPDGRLLLPLGDRSAQRLTLLRRTAEGMEAEQITDCAFVPLVGRFGWPA; encoded by the coding sequence CTGAGGGACGGATTCGAGCGGCAGCGCCGCGGCCTGATCGAGGCGATCCGGGAACGAGGGATCGAGGATCTGGAAGTACTGCGTGTGTTCGACCTGGTGCCGCGGCACCTCTTTGTGCCAGAGGCCGTACGGCATCGCGCGTACGAGGACGCGCCCCTGCCGATCGGCTTCGGGCAGACGACGTCCCAGCCATCGCTGCAGGCGCTGTACCTCCGCCTGCTGCAACTCGAGCCGGCGGATCGCGTGCTAGAGGTGGGCACCGGAAGCGGCTACCAGACGGCGTTGCTTTCCCACCTTGCGGAGCGCGTCTATTCCGTGGAGAGAGTGCGCGAGCTTTCCGTACGGGCCCGCGCCGTGCTGGACCGACTGGGGATCCGGACGGTCGCGCTGCTGGTGGGGGACGGAACCATCGGCTGGAGCCGCTACGCCCCCTACGACGCCATCCTCGTTACGGCGGGCGCGCCATCCGCCCCCACGGCGCTCATCGAGCAGCTCACGCCCGATGGCAGGCTGCTGCTCCCGCTGGGGGATCGGAGCGCCCAGCGGCTGACCTTGTTGCGCCGCACGGCAGAGGGCATGGAAGCCGAGCAGATCACCGATTGCGCGTTCGTCCCGCTCGTCGGTCGATTCGGCTGGCCGGCATGA
- the surE gene encoding 5'/3'-nucleotidase SurE, which produces MRILVTNDDGYLALGLRTLVRAASALGEVHVVAPDREQSAISHSLTLHHPLRVREGRDGMLVVDGTPTDCVVLAIGELLPGRPDVVLSGVNHGGNLGDDVLYSGTVAAAMEATILGIPAVAVSYAGKDPEAIEAWMGVIARLLENLMGREGFPAETLINVNLPPVRPQECAGVQVTTLGRREYVGSLTRARDPAGREYFWIGGGESRWRGGPNSDFRAVDSGYVSVTPLHLDLTNYRLLEEIGSWKLAF; this is translated from the coding sequence ATGCGCATCCTGGTCACGAATGACGATGGCTACCTGGCGCTCGGGCTTCGCACGCTGGTCCGCGCGGCGAGCGCGTTGGGGGAAGTGCACGTGGTGGCGCCGGACCGGGAGCAGAGCGCGATCAGCCACTCGCTGACGTTGCACCACCCGCTGCGCGTTCGGGAAGGCCGTGATGGCATGCTGGTGGTGGACGGCACGCCGACGGACTGTGTGGTGCTGGCCATCGGCGAGCTGCTGCCCGGCCGCCCGGACGTGGTGCTTTCCGGCGTCAACCACGGCGGCAACCTGGGGGATGACGTCCTCTATTCGGGCACAGTAGCGGCGGCCATGGAGGCGACGATCCTGGGCATTCCCGCCGTCGCGGTTTCTTACGCGGGCAAGGATCCTGAGGCGATCGAGGCGTGGATGGGCGTGATCGCCCGGTTGCTCGAGAATCTGATGGGGCGGGAAGGTTTTCCCGCAGAAACCTTGATCAACGTGAACCTGCCCCCCGTGCGCCCGCAGGAGTGCGCTGGCGTTCAGGTCACGACGCTCGGCCGGCGAGAGTACGTGGGCTCGTTGACGCGGGCCCGGGACCCGGCCGGCCGGGAATACTTCTGGATCGGCGGCGGCGAGAGCCGCTGGCGCGGCGGCCCCAATTCCGACTTCCGCGCCGTGGACTCGGGTTACGTCTCGGTCACGCCACTGCACCTGGACCTCACCAATTATCGGCTGCTGGAGGAAATCGGGTCGTGGAAGTTGGCGTTCTGA
- a CDS encoding MerR family transcriptional regulator, producing the protein MTRKEYYAIGEVAELLELKPHVLRYWETQFPWLRPPKNRSGNRVYRRKEIRLLLLLRRLLHEEKYTIEGARQKVEELRREGKLQQVAGAAMDGAMIELLHSELQRLLEVLEPPPAR; encoded by the coding sequence ATGACCCGGAAGGAATACTACGCGATCGGCGAGGTGGCCGAGCTGCTCGAGTTGAAGCCCCACGTGCTGCGCTACTGGGAGACGCAGTTCCCCTGGCTGCGCCCCCCGAAGAATCGCTCGGGAAACCGGGTCTATCGCCGCAAGGAGATCCGACTCCTGCTGTTGCTGAGGCGGCTGCTGCACGAGGAGAAGTACACCATCGAAGGTGCCAGGCAGAAGGTGGAGGAGCTGCGGCGCGAAGGGAAGTTGCAGCAGGTGGCTGGCGCGGCGATGGATGGCGCGATGATCGAGTTGCTGCACAGCGAATTGCAACGCCTGCTGGAGGTCCTCGAGCCGCCGCCCGCTCGCTGA